Proteins from one Flavobacterium sp. N2038 genomic window:
- a CDS encoding ShlB/FhaC/HecB family hemolysin secretion/activation protein: MKHLIQIFLFLSLSISGYAQNFHLKINGTNDTENKIIDSLNYNHLHLNLKSLLNETKNTTKKLSRIGYINSKILKTNKVNDSSYTTIISLNEKTKYIHIYIGANNPLFKTETTKNDSIIIPYNEVENYLNQKILDAEKSGFALSKIKLENIQKKNTIIYADLSFKAEKKRSINSIILNYANQNEKNFFPDGHLKQLRKKYLNKTFNQEITKELYQDINNYEFVNQVKYPEILFTNDSTKIYTYIEKRKANTFDGYVGFSNDESKKIKLNGYLDISLINTLHAGEQFSLYWKSDGNKQTTFNTKLEIPYIFKTALGIKAQLNIFKQDSTFQNTKTAIDLGYYLNYNSKIYVGYQSTESSDIQNTNSTTITDFKNSYITSSLEYKKNNHSNYLFPRKSYLNLIFGYGKRTTNSTPETTETINQFYTNLNLFYNFELNKKNYIYINSQNLYLKSDNYITNELFRFGGLNSIRGFSENSLQGNSANLFITEYRYLLSSNLYMHTILDYGIYQDQTSIKNSKKFNSLISAGIGFGLLTKNGLLKIILANGSTNEAEIKFYNSILSICYNVKF; this comes from the coding sequence TTGAAACACTTAATACAAATATTCCTTTTTCTATCTTTAAGCATTTCTGGCTATGCACAAAACTTTCACTTAAAAATAAACGGAACCAACGATACCGAAAACAAAATTATCGATTCACTAAACTACAATCATCTTCACTTAAATTTAAAATCACTATTAAACGAAACAAAAAATACCACTAAAAAACTTTCCAGAATCGGATACATTAACAGCAAAATACTAAAAACCAACAAAGTAAATGACAGCTCTTACACGACTATTATATCATTAAACGAAAAAACAAAATATATACATATATATATAGGAGCAAATAACCCTCTCTTTAAAACCGAGACAACAAAAAACGACAGTATAATAATTCCTTATAACGAAGTAGAAAATTACTTAAATCAAAAAATACTAGATGCCGAAAAATCTGGTTTTGCGCTTAGCAAAATCAAACTAGAAAACATTCAAAAAAAGAATACAATAATCTATGCTGACCTAAGCTTTAAAGCTGAAAAAAAACGCAGCATAAATTCCATTATTCTAAACTATGCAAATCAAAATGAGAAAAACTTTTTCCCAGATGGCCATCTAAAACAACTTCGCAAAAAATATTTAAACAAAACTTTTAATCAGGAAATCACAAAAGAACTTTATCAGGACATCAATAACTACGAATTTGTAAATCAGGTAAAATATCCGGAAATTTTATTCACTAACGACTCAACTAAAATCTATACTTATATAGAAAAAAGAAAAGCCAATACTTTTGATGGTTACGTTGGATTCTCAAATGATGAAAGCAAAAAAATAAAACTAAATGGATACTTAGACATTTCCTTAATAAATACACTTCATGCAGGCGAACAATTCTCTCTATACTGGAAAAGCGACGGCAACAAACAAACAACATTTAATACAAAACTAGAAATCCCTTACATTTTCAAAACTGCTTTAGGAATAAAAGCGCAACTAAATATATTTAAACAAGACAGTACATTTCAAAACACAAAAACAGCAATAGATTTAGGCTATTACTTAAACTACAATTCTAAAATATATGTTGGCTACCAATCAACAGAATCAAGTGATATTCAAAACACAAACAGCACAACAATCACTGACTTTAAAAACTCATACATCACCTCCTCTCTAGAATACAAAAAAAATAATCACTCTAATTACCTGTTTCCAAGAAAATCATACCTAAACCTCATATTTGGTTACGGAAAAAGGACCACAAACAGCACTCCCGAAACTACAGAAACAATCAATCAATTCTACACCAATCTAAACCTTTTCTACAACTTCGAACTAAACAAAAAAAACTACATATATATAAATTCCCAAAATCTATATTTAAAAAGCGACAATTATATAACAAATGAACTTTTTAGATTTGGAGGACTAAACTCAATTCGAGGCTTCTCAGAAAATAGCTTACAAGGAAACTCTGCAAATCTATTCATTACCGAATACAGATATTTACTTAGTTCAAATTTATACATGCATACTATTCTTGACTATGGAATTTACCAAGACCAAACTTCTATAAAAAACAGCAAAAAATTCAACAGTTTAATCAGTGCCGGCATAGGTTTTGGACTACTAACAAAAAATGGATTATTAAAGATAATACTAGCCAACGGAAGCACAAATGAAGCCGAAATAAAATTTTATAACAGTATCCTATCGATATGTTACAATGTTAAATTTTAA
- the rpsL gene encoding 30S ribosomal protein S12: MPTIQQLVRTGRTQITKKSKSVALDSCPQRRGVCTRVYTTTPKKPNSAMRKVARVRLTNGNEVNAYIPGEGHNLQEHSIVLVRGGRVKDLPGVRYHIVRGALDTSGVAGRTQRRSKYGAKRPKEAKK, encoded by the coding sequence ATGCCAACAATTCAACAATTAGTAAGAACAGGAAGAACTCAGATCACTAAGAAGAGTAAATCGGTTGCTTTAGATTCTTGTCCTCAAAGAAGAGGGGTTTGTACGCGTGTTTACACTACTACACCAAAAAAACCAAACTCTGCAATGCGTAAAGTTGCGCGTGTACGTTTGACAAATGGTAATGAGGTGAATGCTTACATCCCTGGAGAAGGACATAATCTACAAGAGCACTCGATAGTATTAGTGCGAGGTGGAAGGGTAAAAGATTTACCAGGTGTTAGATATCATATCGTTCGTGGAGCGCTTGACACGTCAGGAGTTGCAGGAAGAACGCAAAGAAGATCTAAGTACGGTGCTAAACGCCCAAAAGAAGCAAAAAAGTAA
- a CDS encoding SusC/RagA family TonB-linked outer membrane protein, which translates to MKPKLNRSLVLLLALIAQLTFAQERTVSGIVTDDASMPLPGVSVLVKGTKTGTQTDFDGKYSIKATPSQILVFSYIGMKSQEFPASSTKVNAKLSSDAQQLEGVVVTALGLSREKKSLGYATQEVKGENLAAVKSDNFVNAISGKVSGVQVKRTTNFGGSTNIVIRGNSSLTGNNQALFVIDGVPVSNNNSNTRDQEQSGAGYDYGSAASDINPEDIESINVLKGSAASALYGSRAANGVVVITTKKGNKKAKGYSVTVNSGVTIGSVDKSTFIKYQKQYGGGYGPYYGPDEDSYLDHIDINGDGILDNVTPLTEDASYGQAFDPNLMVYQWDAFYPESPNYMKATPWTAAKNGPITFFEKPVALTNSISIDKGLENGYLRLGANNLDQTGLMPNSSLKRNTFTLNTSTLINDRLTVAGYGNFTKTNTVGRNSTGYNDNIAGNFRQWWQTNVDLKSLKQAYQLTGRNVTWNPNSYTNPTPIFWDNPYFQRYENYESDSRSRFIGNVSLNYKIASWLDAFGRMSVDTYDELQEERRAIGSVPADFGIGTGGGDGSTNRNPAPSGYSRKNIGFSEYNYDFMLNYNTDITQKLNLKGVVGVNIRRSYYNSIFAATNGGLAIPKLYALQNTASPLLAPIERDEAIGVDGIYGSASFGYEDYLFLEGTIRRDHSSTLPEANSTYYYPSVSSSFVFSKFIDADWLSFGKVRLNYAEVGNSPGFDRVLDTYAVNTAFGAASASVKDTKNNPNLKPERTKSYEAGLELSFFKKRLGFDFSYYKSNSIDQIIPLRLTASTGYLYELINAGEIENKGIEISLNGTPIKTDTFSWEVNFNFARNRNKVLNLLEGIDNLQLGSFQGGVTINAAIGQPYGVIYGTKYTYLNGQPVVDPTNGQYIKTSTSDNPIGNANPDYTGGLNNKFTYKNFSFEFLIDMQKGGQIFSLDRYYGLATGLPDDTAFINELGNPIRNPLTSGPDSGGFINQGVNPDGKVNTTRIEASRFGAQGYRRGLPDEAFVYDASYIKLRQTAITYSLPEKILKNTFMNGMTFSVVGTNLWIIHKNLPDADPESGLGAGNLQGYSTGSLPSTRDISFNIKIQF; encoded by the coding sequence ATGAAACCAAAGTTAAACAGATCCTTAGTGCTTTTGTTAGCACTAATCGCGCAACTAACCTTTGCGCAAGAAAGAACTGTTTCAGGTATTGTTACCGATGATGCAAGTATGCCTTTACCAGGTGTAAGTGTATTAGTAAAGGGAACAAAAACTGGAACACAAACCGATTTTGATGGAAAATACTCTATCAAAGCAACACCAAGTCAAATTTTAGTTTTTAGCTACATTGGAATGAAATCTCAAGAATTTCCAGCCAGCTCAACAAAAGTTAACGCTAAATTATCCAGTGATGCACAACAACTAGAAGGAGTTGTTGTTACCGCTCTAGGATTATCAAGAGAGAAAAAGTCTCTTGGTTACGCAACTCAAGAAGTTAAAGGAGAAAACCTAGCCGCAGTTAAAAGCGACAACTTCGTAAATGCTATTTCAGGAAAAGTTTCCGGGGTGCAAGTAAAAAGAACAACAAATTTTGGAGGATCCACTAATATTGTAATTAGAGGAAATTCATCTTTAACAGGAAACAATCAAGCTTTATTTGTTATTGACGGGGTTCCGGTAAGTAACAACAATTCGAACACAAGAGATCAGGAACAATCTGGAGCAGGCTATGACTACGGAAGTGCCGCATCAGACATTAACCCTGAAGACATCGAATCCATCAACGTACTTAAAGGCTCTGCTGCAAGTGCACTTTACGGATCAAGAGCTGCAAATGGTGTTGTTGTAATAACAACTAAAAAAGGAAACAAAAAAGCAAAAGGCTACTCTGTTACTGTTAATTCAGGTGTAACTATTGGCTCTGTTGACAAAAGCACTTTTATAAAATATCAAAAACAATATGGTGGCGGCTACGGACCTTATTATGGTCCAGACGAAGACTCCTACTTAGACCATATCGACATAAATGGAGATGGAATTCTAGACAATGTAACTCCACTAACAGAAGATGCTTCTTACGGACAAGCTTTTGACCCAAATTTAATGGTTTATCAATGGGATGCTTTTTATCCTGAATCTCCAAATTACATGAAAGCTACACCTTGGACAGCAGCAAAAAATGGCCCAATTACTTTTTTCGAAAAACCAGTAGCACTTACTAATTCCATATCGATAGATAAAGGATTAGAAAATGGTTATTTAAGATTAGGAGCTAACAATCTGGATCAAACTGGTTTAATGCCAAATAGCTCTTTAAAAAGAAACACCTTCACACTGAACACATCCACACTGATTAATGACAGATTAACTGTTGCAGGATACGGAAATTTCACCAAAACAAACACTGTCGGCAGAAACAGTACAGGATACAATGACAACATTGCCGGTAACTTCAGACAATGGTGGCAAACCAACGTTGATCTTAAAAGCTTAAAACAAGCCTATCAACTTACTGGACGCAATGTAACATGGAACCCTAATTCCTACACTAATCCAACACCAATATTCTGGGACAACCCTTATTTTCAACGTTATGAAAATTATGAATCAGACAGCAGAAGCAGATTTATTGGAAACGTTTCTTTAAACTATAAAATTGCAAGTTGGCTAGATGCTTTCGGAAGAATGTCAGTAGACACCTATGATGAACTTCAAGAAGAAAGAAGAGCTATTGGAAGTGTACCTGCTGATTTCGGAATTGGAACCGGAGGCGGTGATGGTTCTACTAACAGAAATCCCGCACCATCAGGCTACTCAAGAAAAAACATAGGTTTTAGCGAATACAATTATGACTTTATGCTAAACTATAACACAGACATTACACAAAAATTAAACTTAAAAGGTGTAGTTGGTGTGAACATTAGAAGAAGTTATTACAATTCAATATTTGCAGCAACAAATGGCGGACTTGCCATACCAAAATTATATGCATTACAAAATACAGCAAGTCCATTATTAGCACCTATTGAAAGGGACGAAGCCATAGGTGTTGACGGTATTTACGGAAGCGCATCCTTTGGATATGAAGATTACCTATTTTTAGAAGGAACAATTAGAAGAGACCACTCATCAACTCTACCAGAAGCAAATAGCACTTATTACTACCCTTCTGTTTCTTCAAGTTTTGTGTTTTCTAAATTCATAGACGCAGACTGGCTATCCTTTGGAAAAGTAAGACTTAATTATGCCGAAGTTGGAAATAGCCCAGGATTTGACAGAGTTTTGGACACTTATGCTGTTAATACAGCATTTGGTGCAGCATCAGCATCTGTAAAAGACACAAAGAACAACCCTAACCTAAAACCAGAACGCACAAAAAGTTACGAAGCTGGTTTAGAACTTTCTTTCTTTAAAAAGAGACTAGGATTTGATTTCTCTTACTACAAATCTAATTCAATCGACCAGATAATCCCATTAAGACTTACTGCATCTACTGGATATCTATACGAATTAATCAATGCTGGTGAAATCGAAAATAAAGGGATTGAAATATCTTTAAATGGTACACCAATAAAAACAGACACTTTTTCATGGGAAGTTAATTTTAACTTTGCCAGAAATAGAAACAAAGTTTTAAACCTATTAGAAGGTATTGATAACCTGCAATTAGGATCTTTTCAAGGCGGGGTAACAATAAATGCAGCTATTGGACAACCATACGGTGTAATATATGGAACAAAATACACTTACTTAAACGGACAACCTGTTGTTGACCCAACTAACGGCCAATACATCAAAACTTCAACATCCGACAATCCAATTGGTAATGCAAATCCAGATTACACAGGTGGTTTAAACAATAAATTCACTTACAAAAACTTTTCATTTGAATTCTTAATCGACATGCAAAAAGGCGGACAAATATTCTCACTAGACCGTTATTATGGCTTAGCAACAGGTCTGCCGGATGATACTGCATTTATAAATGAACTAGGGAATCCTATCAGAAATCCATTGACTTCAGGACCTGATAGTGGTGGTTTTATAAATCAAGGAGTAAATCCTGACGGAAAAGTAAACACGACAAGAATTGAAGCAAGCCGATTTGGAGCACAAGGTTATAGAAGAGGCCTACCAGACGAAGCATTCGTATATGATGCAAGTTACATTAAACTAAGACAAACTGCAATTACATATTCTTTGCCAGAAAAAATACTAAAAAACACTTTCATGAACGGAATGACTTTTAGTGTTGTTGGAACAAATCTTTGGATTATACACAAAAACTTACCAGATGCAGATCCGGAATCAGGATTAGGAGCTGGTAATTTACAAGGCTACTCAACAGGATCTTTACCTTCTACGAGAGATATTAGCTTCAACATTAAAATCCAATTTTAA
- the rpsG gene encoding 30S ribosomal protein S7 produces MRKRAAKKRPLLPDPRFNDQLVTRFVNNLMWDGKKSTAFKVFYDAIDIIESKKQNDEKTSLEIWKDALTNVMPHVEVRSRRVGGATFQIPMQIRPDRKISMAMKWLILYSRRRNEKSMAQRLASECLAAAKEEGAAVKKRMDTHKMAEANKAFSHFRF; encoded by the coding sequence ATGAGAAAAAGAGCGGCAAAGAAAAGACCACTTTTACCGGATCCAAGGTTTAACGACCAATTAGTAACACGTTTTGTGAATAACTTAATGTGGGATGGTAAGAAATCTACAGCTTTCAAAGTATTTTATGATGCAATTGATATCATTGAATCTAAAAAGCAAAATGATGAGAAGACTTCATTAGAGATCTGGAAAGATGCTTTAACAAACGTTATGCCTCACGTAGAAGTACGTAGCCGTAGAGTTGGTGGAGCTACATTCCAAATCCCAATGCAAATTCGTCCAGACAGAAAAATTTCTATGGCAATGAAGTGGTTAATACTTTATTCAAGAAGAAGAAATGAAAAATCTATGGCACAACGTTTAGCGTCAGAATGTTTAGCTGCTGCTAAAGAAGAAGGTGCTGCGGTTAAGAAAAGAATGGATACTCACAAAATGGCAGAAGCTAATAAAGCATTCTCTCACTTTAGATTTTAA
- the fusA gene encoding elongation factor G → MARDLKYTRNIGIAAHIDAGKTTTTERILFYTGKSHKIGEVHDGAATMDWMAQEQERGITITSAATTCTWNFPTEQGKTLPESLPYHFNIIDTPGHVDFTVEVNRSLRVLDGLVFLFSAVDGVEPQSETNWRLADQYRVPRMGFVNKMDRQGANFLGVCGQVKDMLKSNAVAITLPIGDEADFKGIVDLVKNQAIVWHDETQGATFDIVDIPADMVDEVRQYRSILIEEIATYDENLLDKYMEDENSITEEEINNALRAATIDMAIIPMLAGSSFKNKGVQFMLDAVCKYLPSPLDKEGIEGIHPDDADLLEEDQTKILRKPDVKEPFAALAFKIATDPFVGRLAFFRAYSGRLDAGSYVLNTRSGNKERISRIYQMHANKQNPIEFIEAGDIGAAVGFKDIKTGDTLCDEKNPIILESMKFPDPVIGIAIEPKTKADVDKMGMALAKLAEEDPTFTVRTDEASGQTIISGMGELHLDILVDRMKREFKVEVNQGEPQVEYKEAFTRSATHRETYKKQSGGRGKFGDIVFTIEPADEVDGKVPVGLQFINAVKGGNVPKEYIPAVEKGFREAMKTGPLAGYAVDSLKVTLTDGSFHPVDSDALSFELAARMGYKESGRAAGAVILEPIMKIEVITPEENMGDIVGDLNRRRGQVNDMGDRNGAKTIKADVPLSEMFGYVTTLRTLSSGRATSTMEFSHYAETPSNISEAVIKKAKGNA, encoded by the coding sequence ATGGCTAGAGATTTAAAATATACAAGAAATATCGGGATTGCTGCTCACATTGATGCTGGTAAAACAACAACAACTGAGCGTATTCTTTTTTATACTGGAAAGTCACATAAAATTGGTGAAGTACACGATGGTGCTGCAACAATGGACTGGATGGCGCAAGAGCAAGAAAGAGGTATTACAATTACTTCTGCTGCTACAACTTGTACTTGGAATTTCCCAACTGAGCAAGGTAAGACTCTTCCGGAATCATTGCCTTATCACTTTAATATTATTGATACTCCTGGACACGTTGATTTTACTGTAGAGGTAAACCGTTCTTTACGTGTACTTGATGGTTTAGTTTTCTTGTTTAGTGCTGTTGATGGTGTTGAGCCTCAATCAGAAACTAACTGGAGACTTGCGGATCAATATAGAGTTCCTCGTATGGGATTCGTAAATAAAATGGACCGTCAAGGTGCTAACTTTTTAGGAGTATGTGGGCAGGTTAAAGATATGTTGAAATCGAATGCGGTTGCAATTACTTTACCTATTGGTGACGAAGCAGATTTTAAAGGTATTGTTGACTTAGTTAAGAATCAAGCTATCGTATGGCATGATGAAACTCAAGGAGCTACTTTTGATATCGTTGATATTCCTGCTGATATGGTAGACGAGGTAAGACAATATCGTTCTATTCTTATCGAAGAGATTGCTACTTATGATGAGAATCTTTTGGATAAATACATGGAAGATGAAAACTCTATTACAGAGGAAGAAATTAACAATGCATTAAGAGCTGCTACTATTGATATGGCAATTATCCCAATGCTTGCTGGTTCATCTTTCAAAAACAAAGGTGTTCAATTTATGTTGGATGCAGTTTGTAAGTATTTACCATCTCCATTAGATAAAGAAGGTATTGAAGGAATTCACCCTGATGATGCTGATTTATTAGAAGAAGATCAAACTAAAATCTTGCGTAAGCCAGATGTTAAGGAGCCATTTGCTGCTTTAGCATTTAAAATTGCTACTGACCCATTCGTTGGTCGTTTAGCTTTCTTCCGTGCTTACTCTGGACGTTTAGATGCTGGTTCTTATGTTTTGAATACTCGTTCTGGTAACAAAGAAAGAATTTCTCGTATTTACCAAATGCACGCTAATAAACAAAATCCAATCGAATTTATTGAAGCTGGAGATATTGGTGCTGCTGTTGGATTTAAAGATATTAAAACAGGGGATACTCTTTGTGATGAAAAGAATCCAATTATCTTGGAATCTATGAAATTCCCGGATCCTGTAATTGGTATTGCTATTGAGCCAAAAACAAAAGCTGACGTTGATAAAATGGGTATGGCTTTAGCTAAATTAGCTGAAGAAGATCCAACATTTACAGTTAGAACTGATGAGGCTTCTGGTCAAACTATTATTTCAGGTATGGGTGAGCTTCACTTAGATATCTTAGTTGATCGTATGAAACGTGAATTTAAAGTTGAAGTGAACCAAGGTGAGCCTCAAGTTGAGTACAAAGAAGCGTTTACAAGATCTGCAACACATAGAGAGACTTACAAGAAACAATCTGGAGGTCGTGGTAAATTCGGTGATATCGTATTTACAATTGAGCCTGCTGATGAAGTTGATGGTAAAGTTCCAGTTGGATTACAATTTATCAATGCTGTAAAAGGTGGTAACGTTCCTAAAGAATATATCCCTGCCGTTGAAAAAGGATTTAGAGAAGCTATGAAAACTGGTCCATTGGCAGGATATGCTGTGGATAGTTTGAAAGTGACTTTAACTGATGGATCTTTCCACCCTGTGGATTCTGATGCATTATCTTTTGAGTTAGCTGCAAGAATGGGTTATAAAGAATCTGGACGTGCTGCTGGTGCTGTTATTCTTGAGCCTATCATGAAAATCGAAGTTATTACTCCAGAAGAAAATATGGGTGATATCGTTGGTGATTTGAACCGTCGTAGAGGTCAGGTTAATGATATGGGTGATAGAAATGGGGCTAAAACTATCAAGGCTGATGTGCCTTTGTCAGAAATGTTTGGTTACGTAACAACGTTAAGAACATTGTCTTCTGGTAGAGCTACTTCGACAATGGAGTTTTCTCACTATGCAGAAACACCTTCTAATATTTCAGAAGCGGTAATTAAAAAAGCAAAAGGTAACGCTTAA
- the rplC gene encoding 50S ribosomal protein L3 → MSGLIGKKIGMTSIFDENGKNIPCTVIEAGPCVVTQVRTKSVDGYEALQLGFDDKNEKHSTKAALGHFKKAGTVAKKKVVEFQDFATEQKLGDLIDVSIFEEGEFVDVQGVSKGKGFQGVVKRHGFGGVGQATHGQHNRLRAPGSVGASSYPSRVFKGMRMAGRMGGENVKVQNLRVLKVVAEKNLLVIKGCVPGHKNSYVIIQK, encoded by the coding sequence ATGTCTGGGTTAATTGGTAAGAAAATCGGCATGACTAGTATTTTTGACGAAAACGGGAAAAACATTCCTTGTACAGTAATCGAAGCTGGTCCATGCGTTGTTACCCAAGTCAGAACCAAAAGTGTTGACGGGTACGAAGCGTTGCAACTTGGTTTCGATGACAAAAACGAGAAACATTCCACTAAAGCTGCTTTAGGGCACTTTAAAAAAGCTGGAACTGTTGCTAAGAAAAAAGTCGTTGAATTCCAAGATTTCGCAACTGAGCAAAAATTAGGAGATCTTATTGATGTTTCTATTTTTGAAGAAGGAGAATTTGTAGATGTACAAGGTGTGTCTAAAGGTAAAGGTTTCCAAGGGGTTGTTAAACGTCACGGTTTTGGTGGGGTTGGACAAGCTACTCATGGTCAGCACAACCGTTTAAGAGCGCCAGGTTCTGTAGGAGCTTCTTCTTATCCATCTAGAGTATTCAAAGGAATGCGTATGGCTGGAAGAATGGGAGGAGAAAATGTAAAAGTTCAAAACCTTAGAGTTTTAAAAGTAGTTGCTGAAAAGAACTTACTTGTTATTAAAGGATGTGTTCCTGGACATAAAAACTCTTATGTAATCATTCAGAAGTAA
- the rpsJ gene encoding 30S ribosomal protein S10 gives MSQKIRIKLKSYDHMLVDKSAEKIVKTVKTTGAVVTGPIPLPTHKKLFTVLRSPHVNKKAREQFEVMSYKRLIDIYSSSSKTIDALMKLELPSGVEVEIKV, from the coding sequence ATGAGTCAAAAAATCAGAATAAAACTAAAATCTTACGATCACATGTTGGTAGATAAATCTGCTGAAAAGATCGTAAAAACAGTAAAAACTACTGGAGCAGTTGTAACAGGTCCAATTCCGTTACCAACTCACAAAAAACTTTTCACTGTGTTACGTTCTCCGCACGTTAACAAAAAAGCGAGAGAGCAATTTGAAGTAATGTCATACAAGAGATTGATTGATATTTATTCATCTTCATCTAAAACTATTGATGCTTTAATGAAACTTGAATTGCCAAGTGGAGTTGAAGTAGAGATTAAAGTATAA
- a CDS encoding SusD/RagB family nutrient-binding outer membrane lipoprotein: MKKIFIIILTAVTFSSCSDDIEKLNVNVKDPSNVPGEALFTSAQKSLVDQMTNTNVNNNIIRLINQYFTETVYTDESNYDLVTRTIPEQHWQFLYKDVLKDLDQSAKNITNTPLGLTENPLDKQNKLAIIEVLNVYTYAILVETFGNIPYTQAINLDYKTPKYDDGLTIYKDLINRLNNAITKLNTGGKSFGGSDRMYGGDIPKWIKFANTLKLRMGITISDIPAESALAKATVSSAAPLVFTSNLDNADLKYLTATPNTNPLYVDLVASGRSDFVPTSTIIDEMNHLNDPRRSKYFDDNMDDPSTPEIEYIGGENGASNSFAQKTHITPTIQVPDFPGTILDYAEAEFLLAEAAERSLYGTPADAEAHYNAAITASILDWGGTEAEATTYLANPDVAYTTAAGTWKQKIGTQSWIAFYNNSFEGWSFYRRLDFPVLVAPPDAVSGFPMRYTYPIIEQSLNKASYTEASAAIGGDAVETKLFWDKF, encoded by the coding sequence ATGAAAAAAATATTTATAATCATACTCACCGCAGTAACATTTTCTTCCTGCTCTGATGATATAGAAAAATTAAACGTGAACGTGAAAGACCCGTCAAACGTACCGGGAGAAGCTTTATTTACAAGTGCCCAAAAAAGTTTGGTAGATCAAATGACAAACACAAATGTTAACAATAACATTATCAGATTAATTAATCAATATTTTACAGAGACCGTTTATACAGACGAAAGTAATTACGATTTAGTTACAAGAACAATCCCAGAACAACACTGGCAATTCTTATATAAAGACGTATTAAAAGACTTAGACCAAAGTGCAAAAAACATCACCAACACTCCACTTGGTCTAACGGAAAATCCTTTGGATAAGCAAAACAAACTTGCAATTATAGAAGTTTTAAATGTTTATACCTATGCAATATTAGTAGAAACATTTGGCAATATTCCATATACTCAAGCCATAAATCTTGACTACAAAACACCAAAGTACGATGATGGCTTAACTATCTACAAAGATTTAATCAACAGATTAAACAATGCGATAACCAAACTAAATACCGGCGGTAAAAGTTTCGGAGGCAGCGACAGAATGTACGGAGGGGACATACCAAAATGGATCAAATTTGCCAACACTCTAAAATTACGAATGGGTATAACTATCTCTGACATTCCAGCCGAAAGTGCATTAGCAAAAGCAACTGTATCAAGTGCAGCCCCTTTAGTATTTACATCAAATCTCGACAATGCAGATCTAAAATACCTTACAGCCACACCAAATACTAATCCATTATATGTAGATCTTGTTGCCAGCGGTCGTTCTGATTTTGTTCCGACTAGTACAATAATAGACGAGATGAACCATTTGAATGACCCAAGACGTTCAAAATATTTTGACGATAACATGGATGACCCATCTACCCCAGAAATAGAATATATTGGAGGAGAAAATGGAGCAAGCAATTCATTTGCACAAAAAACACATATAACGCCAACAATTCAAGTTCCAGACTTTCCAGGAACAATTTTAGACTATGCCGAAGCTGAATTTCTACTAGCAGAAGCAGCTGAAAGATCCTTATACGGAACACCTGCAGATGCAGAAGCACATTATAATGCAGCAATAACAGCTTCCATTTTAGACTGGGGAGGAACAGAAGCTGAGGCTACAACGTACTTAGCAAATCCTGATGTTGCTTACACCACCGCTGCAGGAACATGGAAGCAAAAAATAGGAACACAAAGCTGGATCGCTTTTTACAACAATTCATTTGAAGGCTGGTCATTTTACAGAAGATTAGACTTCCCTGTTTTAGTTGCGCCACCAGATGCTGTTTCCGGTTTTCCGATGCGCTACACTTATCCAATTATTGAACAATCGCTAAACAAAGCAAGCTACACAGAAGCAAGTGCAGCAATTGGTGGCGACGCAGTAGAAACTAAACTATTTTGGGATAAATTCTAA